In one window of Kitasatospora sp. MMS16-BH015 DNA:
- a CDS encoding glycosyl hydrolase family 18 protein, with product MNRAVFAPRASAPTRRRPKSLAALAAGTAASLLLGAGLALTGGGTAQAAATNSTGAPATSGGIKVAYFDQWSVYGNAYYPKTIQDTGVAGKLDYLIYDFANINPTSLKCFEATKAASQNEDDPNAGDGAADAFADYQKSFGADISVDGVADTWNQPITGNFNQLKKLKAKNPKLKILMSIGGWTYSKYFSDVASSDANRKAFVSSCIDMFIKGNLPVDAGFGGPGSAAGIFDGFDIDWEYPGGGGHTGNHASTADKQNYTLLMAELRSQLDAQGKTDGKTYALSAAVGAGQDKIQNVETDKLGQYLTFLDVMTYDMHGAWDATGPTNHQAPLYSGPNDPMTPVKPGNGKYSIDNAIKAWTVGDSQYGIKGGFPANKINMGVPFYYRGWTGVPAGANHGLFQSATGPATGAAMSGNVNGIRMYKELNGFVDNAADTYWDDTAKAAYFYDGTTFWTGENAQSIQAKLDYAHCNGLGGSFAFSLYDMGTQTALFDKMASATDGSAAACPAPPTSSSPSPSSSPTSSPSSSPSSSPSSSPSSSPSSSPSSSPSTSPSSSPSSSPSSSTGACTAPSWNSATVYATAGTKVSWKGHNYTNKWWTQGEDPSASGQWGVWADNGAC from the coding sequence ATGAATCGTGCTGTCTTCGCTCCCCGAGCGAGCGCGCCCACGCGGCGTCGCCCCAAGAGCCTGGCCGCGCTCGCGGCAGGCACCGCCGCCTCGCTGCTGCTCGGTGCGGGCCTCGCGCTCACCGGCGGCGGCACCGCCCAGGCCGCCGCCACCAACTCGACCGGTGCGCCCGCGACCAGCGGCGGCATCAAGGTCGCGTACTTCGACCAGTGGTCGGTGTACGGCAACGCCTACTACCCGAAGACCATCCAGGACACCGGTGTCGCGGGCAAACTCGACTACCTCATCTACGACTTCGCGAACATCAACCCGACTTCGCTGAAGTGTTTCGAGGCCACCAAGGCCGCCTCCCAGAACGAGGACGACCCGAACGCCGGTGACGGCGCGGCAGACGCCTTCGCGGACTACCAGAAGTCCTTCGGCGCGGACATCAGCGTGGACGGCGTGGCCGACACCTGGAACCAGCCGATCACCGGCAACTTCAACCAGCTGAAGAAGCTGAAGGCGAAGAACCCGAAGCTCAAGATCCTGATGTCGATCGGCGGTTGGACCTACTCGAAGTACTTCTCGGACGTGGCCTCCTCGGATGCCAACCGGAAGGCCTTCGTCTCCTCCTGCATCGACATGTTCATCAAGGGCAACCTCCCGGTGGACGCCGGCTTCGGCGGCCCGGGCTCGGCGGCCGGCATCTTCGACGGCTTCGACATCGACTGGGAGTACCCGGGCGGCGGCGGCCACACCGGTAACCACGCCTCGACGGCCGACAAGCAGAACTACACGCTGCTGATGGCCGAGCTGCGCTCGCAGCTCGACGCCCAGGGCAAGACCGACGGCAAGACCTACGCCCTCTCGGCGGCGGTCGGCGCGGGCCAGGACAAGATCCAGAACGTGGAGACCGACAAGCTCGGCCAGTACCTCACGTTCCTGGACGTCATGACCTACGACATGCACGGTGCGTGGGACGCCACCGGCCCGACCAACCACCAGGCGCCGCTCTACTCGGGCCCGAACGACCCGATGACGCCGGTGAAGCCGGGCAACGGCAAGTACTCGATCGACAACGCCATCAAGGCCTGGACGGTCGGCGACTCGCAGTACGGGATCAAGGGCGGCTTCCCCGCCAACAAGATCAACATGGGTGTGCCGTTCTACTACCGCGGCTGGACGGGCGTGCCCGCCGGTGCCAACCACGGCCTCTTCCAGAGCGCGACCGGCCCGGCCACGGGTGCGGCGATGTCCGGGAACGTCAACGGCATCCGGATGTACAAGGAGCTGAACGGCTTCGTCGACAACGCGGCCGACACCTACTGGGACGACACCGCGAAGGCCGCGTACTTCTACGACGGCACCACCTTCTGGACCGGTGAGAACGCCCAGTCGATCCAGGCCAAGCTCGACTACGCGCACTGCAACGGCCTCGGCGGCTCCTTCGCCTTCTCGCTCTACGACATGGGCACCCAGACCGCGCTCTTCGACAAGATGGCCAGCGCCACCGACGGCTCCGCCGCCGCCTGCCCGGCCCCGCCGACCTCCTCCTCGCCGAGCCCGTCCAGCAGCCCGACCTCCTCGCCGAGTTCGAGCCCGAGCTCCAGCCCGAGCTCCAGCCCGTCCTCTTCGCCGAGCTCCTCCCCCTCCAGCTCGCCGTCGACCTCCCCGTCGAGCAGCCCCTCCTCCAGCCCGTCCTCCTCGACCGGTGCCTGCACCGCCCCGAGCTGGAACTCCGCCACCGTCTACGCGACGGCCGGCACCAAGGTCTCCTGGAAGGGCCACAACTACACCAACAAGTGGTGGACCCAGGGCGAGGACCCGTCCGCCAGCGGCCAGTGGGGCGTCTGGGCCGACAACGGCGCCTGCTGA
- a CDS encoding Uma2 family endonuclease, with translation MTAVPEWLIPPVGGFTAADLDDMPGLPPHTELLDGSLVFMSPQKYFHSLALYLLERGLRMHCPPELRVVREMSVVLGKRDRPEPDVSVLRAEAVTMRAEETSYRPEDVVLAVEVVSPDSIERDRELKPRKYAQAGIPYFWRVEQSEESRRPVVYAYELDAEAGAYRATGEYRDQLKLDLPFQVEIDLTEIDHL, from the coding sequence ATGACGGCCGTTCCAGAGTGGCTCATCCCGCCGGTCGGCGGATTCACCGCCGCCGATCTCGACGACATGCCCGGCCTCCCGCCGCACACCGAGCTGCTCGACGGGAGCCTCGTCTTCATGAGCCCGCAGAAGTACTTCCACTCGCTGGCGCTCTACCTGCTGGAGCGGGGCCTGCGCATGCACTGCCCGCCCGAGCTCCGCGTGGTGCGCGAGATGAGCGTGGTGCTGGGCAAGCGCGACCGTCCCGAGCCGGACGTGTCGGTGCTTCGGGCCGAGGCGGTGACCATGCGGGCGGAGGAGACGAGCTACCGGCCGGAGGACGTGGTGCTGGCGGTCGAGGTGGTCTCGCCGGATTCGATCGAGCGGGATCGCGAGCTCAAGCCCCGCAAGTACGCGCAGGCCGGCATCCCGTACTTCTGGCGGGTCGAGCAGAGCGAGGAGAGCCGCCGGCCGGTGGTGTACGCGTACGAGCTGGACGCCGAGGCGGGGGCGTACCGGGCCACCGGGGAGTACCGGGATCAGCTCAAGCTCGACCTGCCGTTCCAGGTGGAGATCGATCTGACGGAGATCGATCACCTCTGA
- a CDS encoding DoxX family protein, with the protein MTCLNRKDLGLFALRAAVGGVLVAHGTQKLFGWFGGGGLEGTAAAMEHMGFVPGRESALAAGLGEAGGGALLIAGLATPAAGAIVAGTMAGAISVHAPSGFFATSGGFEYPAFLGACGVALAVSGAGRYSLDHLAGHRLDRPWIGLLAFAASAVSAASVVTRRQEVVRRRAARAADEADTQDGAGLS; encoded by the coding sequence ATGACCTGTCTGAACCGCAAGGACCTGGGGCTGTTCGCCCTCCGAGCCGCCGTCGGCGGCGTACTCGTCGCCCACGGCACCCAGAAGCTGTTCGGCTGGTTCGGCGGCGGCGGGCTCGAGGGCACCGCCGCCGCGATGGAGCACATGGGCTTCGTCCCCGGCCGGGAGAGCGCGCTGGCGGCGGGCCTCGGCGAGGCGGGCGGCGGCGCCCTGCTCATCGCGGGCCTGGCCACCCCGGCCGCCGGGGCGATCGTGGCCGGCACCATGGCGGGCGCGATCTCCGTGCACGCCCCCAGCGGCTTCTTCGCCACCTCCGGCGGCTTCGAGTACCCGGCCTTCCTCGGCGCCTGCGGCGTGGCCCTCGCCGTCTCCGGCGCCGGCCGCTACTCCCTCGACCACCTGGCCGGCCACCGCCTCGACCGCCCCTGGATCGGCCTGCTCGCCTTCGCCGCCAGCGCCGTCTCCGCCGCGAGCGTGGTCACCCGCCGCCAGGAGGTGGTCCGCCGCCGCGCGGCCCGCGCCGCCGACGAGGCCGACACCCAGGACGGCGCCGGCCTCTCCTGA
- a CDS encoding TetR/AcrR family transcriptional regulator: MSTQERRERLRAERHQLILRAARELAETEGWEAVTTRRLADRIEYSQPVLYSHFAGKGAIVDAVALVGFGELAEVLAGAGSVREAARAYLDFAEAHPALYEAMFTLATSLSFGTEETPAELRRAFAGFVAVLAPSAGPDDPETFVETVWSALHGLAMLTRGGRLRPDHREQRLDLLLTRLVGAS, translated from the coding sequence ATGTCCACCCAAGAGCGCCGTGAGCGCCTCCGTGCCGAACGCCACCAGCTGATCCTGCGGGCCGCCCGGGAGCTGGCCGAGACCGAGGGCTGGGAGGCCGTCACCACCCGTCGACTGGCCGACCGGATCGAGTACAGCCAGCCCGTGCTCTACAGTCACTTCGCCGGGAAGGGCGCCATCGTCGACGCGGTCGCGCTGGTGGGCTTCGGCGAGCTTGCCGAGGTGCTGGCCGGGGCCGGCTCGGTGCGGGAGGCGGCCCGGGCCTACCTGGACTTCGCCGAGGCCCACCCCGCGCTCTACGAGGCGATGTTCACCCTTGCCACCTCGCTCTCCTTCGGCACCGAGGAGACCCCGGCCGAACTGCGCCGCGCCTTCGCCGGCTTCGTTGCGGTGCTCGCGCCCTCGGCCGGTCCGGACGACCCGGAGACCTTCGTCGAGACGGTCTGGAGCGCGCTGCACGGCCTGGCCATGCTCACCCGGGGCGGCAGGCTCCGCCCGGACCACCGGGAGCAGCGGCTGGACCTGCTGCTCACCCGGCTGGTGGGGGCTTCCTGA
- a CDS encoding DUF4267 domain-containing protein yields the protein MFRTRLATALAAVLAAFIIVVGLFFILAPAGFAPGFGIPVPQGGTGYFDIKGVRDITSGLVPLALLLTGHRRALGWALLATAFTPLGDAVIVLSHHGPVATALGVHAATAALVLATSALLLTEPKP from the coding sequence ATGTTCCGCACGCGTCTGGCCACCGCACTGGCCGCCGTCCTGGCGGCGTTCATCATCGTCGTCGGCCTGTTCTTCATCCTCGCCCCGGCCGGGTTCGCGCCCGGCTTCGGCATACCCGTACCGCAGGGCGGCACCGGCTACTTCGACATCAAGGGCGTCCGCGACATCACCTCCGGGCTGGTGCCGCTGGCACTACTGCTCACCGGCCACCGCCGGGCCCTCGGCTGGGCCCTGCTCGCCACCGCCTTCACCCCGCTCGGGGACGCCGTCATCGTGCTGAGCCACCACGGCCCGGTCGCCACCGCCCTCGGCGTCCACGCCGCCACCGCCGCCCTGGTGCTGGCCACCAGCGCCCTGCTGCTCACCGAGCCGAAGCCGTAG
- a CDS encoding bifunctional 4-hydroxy-2-oxoglutarate aldolase/2-dehydro-3-deoxy-phosphogluconate aldolase, whose translation MSAHSAPSPAPSPAPAPLLAELAADRVIAVVRAPVIPDAAALCVALAEGGIRWVEFTFTTPEATEHLRRAVAARTGCRIGLGTVLTGGQAAEAVAAGAEYLVTPGVRPEVAAAPVPVVLGALTPTEVAAAVDLGAAAVKVFPARAFGPGYLRDLHGPYPAVPLVASGGVNAANAADFLTAGATAVCAGSEVVAPALVAAGDWAEITRRAREFTAALG comes from the coding sequence GTGAGCGCTCACTCCGCCCCTTCCCCTGCCCCTTCCCCTGCCCCCGCCCCGCTCCTCGCCGAGCTCGCCGCCGACCGGGTGATCGCCGTGGTCCGGGCGCCCGTCATACCCGACGCGGCGGCGCTCTGTGTGGCGCTCGCCGAAGGGGGCATCCGCTGGGTCGAGTTCACCTTCACCACGCCGGAGGCGACCGAGCACCTCCGCCGGGCCGTCGCCGCCCGGACGGGCTGCCGGATCGGGTTGGGCACCGTGCTGACCGGCGGGCAGGCCGCCGAGGCGGTGGCGGCGGGCGCGGAGTACCTGGTCACCCCCGGGGTGCGGCCCGAGGTGGCCGCCGCCCCCGTACCGGTGGTCCTCGGCGCGCTCACCCCCACCGAGGTGGCCGCCGCGGTCGACCTCGGGGCCGCCGCCGTCAAGGTCTTCCCGGCCCGGGCCTTCGGTCCCGGCTACCTGCGCGATCTCCACGGCCCGTACCCGGCCGTGCCGTTGGTCGCCTCCGGTGGGGTCAACGCGGCCAACGCGGCGGATTTCCTGACGGCCGGCGCGACCGCCGTCTGCGCGGGCAGCGAGGTGGTCGCCCCGGCGCTGGTCGCGGCCGGCGACTGGGCCGAAATCACCCGCCGGGCCCGGGAGTTCACCGCTGCCCTCGGCTGA
- a CDS encoding amidohydrolase family protein, which produces MQDLLIRGAWVVDGTGAPRRRADLGVTAGVITPPEGRARRVIEADGLVLAPGFIDMHAHSDLAVLTDPAHPAKVSQGVTCEVLGQDGLSYAPVDDSTLPLLRRQLAGWNGDPAGFDWSWRTVGQYLDRLDRDGLAAHACYLVPHGTLRALVVGWADRPAGAAELDRMGELLARGLREGAVGLSTGLTYTPGMYADRAELAHLCRVLAEHGAYHCPHTRSYGAGALEAYAEVIGLARETGCALHLTHATMNFGVNEGRAGEFLALVDAARADGVDLTLDSYPYLPGSTTLAALLPSWATAGGPAETLARLRDPAAREAIRVAVEETGSDGCHGVVTDWTTIQLSGSATAEVGCTIAELAQRGGVGGTTAVSGTTAFLDLLLADELRTMILQHVGHEANVRAIMRHPAHTVGSDGLLTGARPHPRAWGTFPRYLGHYSRELGVLSLEEAVARMTGRPARRLGLRGRGLIRTGYAADLVLFDPAAVRDTATFEHPRRPPEGIPYVLVAGTPVIDDHHPTEARPGRTLRRRTRGAVL; this is translated from the coding sequence ATGCAGGACCTGCTGATCCGGGGCGCCTGGGTGGTCGACGGCACCGGCGCCCCGCGCCGCCGAGCCGACCTCGGCGTCACCGCCGGAGTGATCACCCCGCCCGAGGGCCGGGCCCGCCGGGTGATCGAGGCCGACGGCCTGGTGCTCGCCCCCGGCTTCATCGACATGCACGCCCACTCCGACCTGGCCGTGCTCACCGACCCGGCCCACCCGGCCAAGGTGAGCCAGGGCGTCACCTGCGAGGTGCTCGGCCAGGACGGCCTCTCCTACGCTCCGGTGGACGACAGCACCCTGCCGCTGCTACGCCGCCAACTCGCGGGCTGGAACGGCGATCCGGCGGGCTTCGACTGGAGCTGGCGCACCGTCGGCCAGTACCTCGACCGGCTCGACCGGGACGGGCTGGCCGCCCACGCCTGCTACCTGGTGCCGCACGGCACCCTGCGCGCGCTGGTGGTCGGCTGGGCCGACCGTCCGGCCGGCGCGGCCGAACTCGACCGGATGGGCGAGCTGTTGGCCCGGGGCCTGCGCGAGGGGGCGGTCGGCCTCTCCACCGGGCTCACCTACACCCCGGGCATGTACGCCGACCGGGCCGAACTCGCCCACCTCTGCCGGGTACTGGCCGAGCACGGCGCCTACCACTGCCCGCACACCCGCAGTTACGGCGCCGGGGCGCTGGAGGCGTACGCCGAGGTGATCGGGCTGGCCCGGGAGACCGGCTGCGCGCTCCACCTGACCCACGCCACCATGAACTTCGGCGTCAACGAGGGCCGGGCCGGCGAGTTTCTGGCCCTGGTCGACGCCGCCCGCGCCGACGGGGTCGACCTGACCCTGGACAGCTACCCATACCTGCCCGGCTCCACCACCCTGGCCGCCCTGCTGCCCTCCTGGGCCACGGCCGGCGGCCCGGCCGAGACGCTGGCCCGGCTGCGCGACCCGGCCGCCCGGGAGGCGATCCGGGTGGCCGTCGAGGAGACCGGCAGCGACGGCTGCCACGGCGTGGTGACCGACTGGACCACCATCCAGCTCTCCGGCAGCGCCACTGCCGAAGTCGGCTGCACGATAGCGGAGTTGGCGCAGCGCGGCGGGGTGGGCGGCACCACGGCGGTGAGCGGCACCACGGCCTTCCTCGACCTGCTGCTCGCCGACGAGCTGCGCACCATGATCCTCCAGCACGTGGGGCACGAGGCGAACGTCCGGGCGATCATGCGGCACCCGGCCCACACCGTCGGCAGCGACGGCCTGCTCACCGGGGCCCGGCCGCACCCGCGCGCCTGGGGCACCTTCCCGCGCTACCTGGGCCATTACAGCCGGGAGTTGGGCGTGCTCTCGCTGGAGGAGGCGGTGGCCCGGATGACCGGTCGCCCGGCCCGCCGGCTCGGCCTGCGCGGCCGGGGCCTGATCCGCACCGGCTACGCCGCCGACCTGGTCCTCTTCGATCCGGCCGCCGTCCGCGACACGGCCACCTTCGAACACCCCCGCCGCCCGCCCGAGGGCATCCCGTACGTCCTGGTCGCCGGCACGCCGGTGATCGACGACCACCACCCCACCGAGGCCCGCCCGGGCCGCACCCTGCGCCGCCGCACCCGAGGAGCCGTCCTGTGA
- a CDS encoding alanine racemase: protein MDRAKVRALAEERLDWRFKAVPAAGWGRTVAEYLATGPTLDDLGTPLVTLDAGALEHNLATMAAWCAKAGVGLAPHGKTTMAPALWQRQLDAGALAITLANLPQLHVARAFGLRRIHLANTLLDPAGLRWLAAELAADPELRFASWVDSVRSVELMAEALRGAPAPVAVCVELGAPGARTGCRTPAEAQAVARAVHAAPELRLAGVSGYEGAVAHDATPASLAAVAGYLDAMAELHRLLLAEGLFETEEVWLTAGGSAYFDTVVERLAPLGDHRTTVVLRSGAYLAHDDGFYRGISPLARPGADATPFRSALHGWARVVSRPEPGLALLDGGKRDFSFDEGFPEPQLVRGRGRLAGGRITALNDQHAFLRQAEVRVGEVVRLGLSHPCTVFDRWTLIPVLDSAEAELPRVVDLVRTYF, encoded by the coding sequence ATGGATCGTGCGAAGGTGAGGGCCCTCGCCGAGGAGCGGCTCGACTGGCGGTTCAAGGCCGTGCCGGCCGCCGGCTGGGGCCGCACCGTGGCCGAGTACCTGGCCACCGGGCCCACCCTGGACGACCTGGGCACCCCGCTGGTCACCCTCGACGCCGGCGCGCTGGAGCACAACCTCGCCACCATGGCCGCCTGGTGCGCGAAGGCCGGCGTGGGCCTGGCCCCGCACGGCAAGACCACCATGGCCCCCGCCCTCTGGCAGCGCCAGCTCGACGCCGGGGCGCTCGCGATCACCCTCGCCAACCTCCCGCAGCTGCACGTGGCCCGGGCCTTCGGCCTGCGCCGGATCCACCTGGCCAACACCCTGCTCGACCCGGCCGGCCTGCGCTGGCTGGCCGCCGAACTGGCCGCCGACCCCGAGCTGCGGTTCGCCTCCTGGGTCGACTCCGTCCGCTCCGTCGAGCTGATGGCCGAGGCGCTGCGCGGCGCCCCGGCCCCGGTGGCCGTCTGCGTGGAGCTCGGCGCGCCTGGCGCGCGCACCGGCTGCCGCACCCCGGCCGAGGCCCAGGCGGTGGCCCGCGCCGTGCACGCCGCCCCCGAACTGCGGCTGGCCGGCGTCAGCGGCTACGAGGGCGCCGTCGCCCACGACGCCACCCCGGCCTCGCTCGCCGCCGTGGCCGGCTACCTGGACGCCATGGCCGAACTGCACCGACTTCTCCTCGCCGAGGGGCTGTTCGAGACCGAGGAGGTCTGGCTCACGGCCGGCGGCAGCGCCTACTTCGACACCGTGGTCGAGCGCCTCGCCCCGCTGGGCGACCACCGCACCACGGTGGTGCTGCGCTCCGGCGCCTACCTCGCCCACGACGACGGCTTCTACCGGGGCATCTCCCCGCTGGCCCGCCCCGGCGCGGACGCCACCCCCTTCCGCTCCGCCCTGCACGGCTGGGCCCGGGTGGTCTCCCGGCCCGAGCCCGGACTGGCCCTGCTGGACGGCGGCAAGCGCGACTTCTCCTTCGACGAGGGCTTCCCCGAGCCGCAACTCGTCCGTGGCCGTGGTCGCTTGGCCGGCGGGCGGATCACGGCGCTGAACGACCAGCACGCCTTCCTGCGGCAGGCCGAGGTGCGGGTCGGCGAGGTGGTCCGGCTGGGCCTCTCGCACCCCTGCACCGTCTTCGACCGCTGGACGCTGATCCCCGTGCTCGACTCGGCCGAGGCCGAACTCCCGCGCGTGGTCGACCTGGTGAGAACGTACTTCTGA
- a CDS encoding sugar kinase → MTPPAADQAGLAAPGEATAPAAVCLGESMAMLIPEPAGPLELAEGFRHSYGGAESNTACTLAALGVPAAWVSRVGADGFGRRLVERIAAHGVDTSGVVADPARPTGLYVKETGSGADHPYDLGAGRSRLHYYRRGSAASAMGPDLLTDPAAEPLLAAAELVHLTGITPALSDSCHRLVRTLLAVPGRLVSFDLNWRPALWAGRDRQALRFLMNAADVVLFGADEAREVLGTDEPVALRKLLPRPAVLVLKDDARQASSIAPDGTVTTEPALRVEVVEPTGAGDAFAAGYLAGTLRGLPEPARLRLGHLAAAAALTSRGDLGTPPPAELRDRLLAAGPDAWAATTVDAEGYHPGAA, encoded by the coding sequence GTGACCCCTCCCGCCGCCGACCAGGCCGGCCTCGCCGCACCCGGCGAGGCCACCGCGCCCGCCGCCGTCTGCCTCGGCGAGTCGATGGCCATGCTCATCCCCGAGCCGGCCGGCCCGCTGGAGCTGGCCGAGGGCTTCCGGCACAGCTACGGCGGCGCGGAGTCCAACACCGCCTGCACGCTGGCCGCCCTCGGCGTGCCCGCCGCCTGGGTGAGCCGGGTCGGCGCGGACGGCTTCGGCCGGCGGCTGGTGGAGCGGATCGCCGCGCACGGGGTGGACACCTCCGGGGTGGTCGCCGACCCGGCCCGGCCGACCGGCCTGTACGTCAAGGAGACCGGCTCCGGCGCCGACCACCCGTACGATCTCGGCGCCGGGCGCAGCCGCCTGCACTACTACCGGCGCGGTTCGGCCGCCTCGGCGATGGGGCCCGATCTGCTCACCGACCCGGCCGCCGAACCGCTGCTCGCCGCAGCCGAGTTGGTGCACCTGACCGGGATAACTCCCGCCCTCTCGGACAGCTGCCACCGGCTGGTGCGCACCCTGCTGGCGGTGCCCGGCCGGCTGGTCAGCTTCGACCTCAACTGGCGGCCCGCGCTCTGGGCCGGGCGGGACAGGCAGGCGCTGCGGTTCCTGATGAACGCGGCCGACGTGGTGCTGTTCGGCGCCGACGAGGCGCGCGAGGTGCTGGGCACCGACGAGCCCGTGGCGCTGCGCAAGCTGCTGCCCCGGCCGGCCGTGCTGGTGCTCAAGGACGACGCCCGGCAGGCGAGTTCGATCGCACCCGACGGCACGGTGACCACCGAGCCGGCGCTACGGGTCGAGGTGGTGGAGCCCACCGGCGCCGGGGACGCCTTCGCGGCGGGCTACCTGGCCGGCACCCTGCGCGGCCTGCCCGAGCCGGCCCGGCTGCGCCTGGGCCACCTCGCGGCGGCCGCCGCCCTGACCTCCCGGGGGGATCTGGGCACCCCGCCGCCCGCCGAGCTCCGCGACCGGCTGCTCGCCGCCGGCCCGGACGCCTGGGCCGCCACCACGGTGGACGCCGAGGGCTACCACCCGGGCGCCGCGTGA
- a CDS encoding IclR family transcriptional regulator produces MSSSTVARAMQLLAELGQGERTLEQLATALGVHKSTVLRLLQPMAQERIVQHDETHRYRLGPQLFALAGQALEQRGIRTVAAPHLAELNAATGQTVHLAAYEGGEVIYIDKYESRQPVRMYSRVGLRAALHSAAVAKVLLAALPPTARREVAASIEYTPFTANTLTTPEALLAELETVAAQGWAQDHAEHEPFVNCLAVPVHDATRRVVAAVSVSVPDVLLDHRQVLALLPRLQTTAAAVSADCGFHPVKEQR; encoded by the coding sequence GTGAGCAGCTCCACCGTGGCCCGCGCGATGCAGCTGCTGGCCGAACTCGGCCAGGGCGAGCGGACCTTGGAGCAGCTGGCCACCGCGCTCGGGGTGCACAAGTCCACCGTGCTGCGGCTGCTCCAGCCGATGGCGCAGGAGCGGATCGTCCAGCACGACGAGACCCACCGCTACCGGCTCGGCCCGCAGCTGTTCGCGCTGGCCGGGCAGGCCCTGGAACAGCGCGGCATCCGCACGGTGGCCGCCCCGCACCTGGCCGAGCTGAACGCCGCCACCGGGCAGACGGTGCACCTGGCCGCCTACGAGGGCGGCGAGGTGATCTACATCGACAAGTACGAGTCGCGGCAGCCGGTGCGGATGTACTCCCGGGTCGGCCTGCGGGCCGCGCTGCACAGCGCGGCCGTGGCCAAGGTGCTGCTCGCCGCGCTGCCGCCGACGGCGCGGCGGGAGGTCGCCGCCTCGATCGAGTACACCCCGTTCACCGCCAACACGCTCACCACGCCCGAGGCGCTGCTCGCCGAGCTGGAGACGGTGGCCGCGCAGGGCTGGGCCCAGGACCACGCCGAGCACGAGCCCTTCGTCAACTGCCTGGCCGTGCCCGTCCACGACGCCACCCGGCGGGTGGTGGCCGCCGTCTCGGTCTCGGTGCCGGACGTGCTGCTCGACCACCGCCAGGTGCTCGCCCTGCTGCCCCGGCTGCAGACCACCGCCGCGGCCGTCTCGGCCGACTGCGGCTTCCACCCAGTGAAGGAACAGCGATGA
- a CDS encoding RidA family protein, translated as MKFEIRTEGAPAPAWVFSQGVRKGPILQVSGQGPQDPATSEYLYPGDVKAQTRRTLENVLAVLEAGGATVEDVVMFRVYLTKRADFAAMNEVYGEFIDKHVAGGVKPCRTTVFVELPHEAMLVEIDAQAVIG; from the coding sequence ATGAAGTTCGAGATCCGCACCGAAGGCGCCCCGGCCCCGGCCTGGGTGTTCTCCCAGGGCGTCCGCAAGGGCCCGATCCTCCAGGTCTCCGGCCAGGGCCCGCAGGATCCGGCCACCTCGGAGTACCTGTACCCCGGGGACGTGAAGGCGCAGACCCGGCGGACGCTGGAGAACGTGCTGGCCGTGCTGGAGGCCGGCGGGGCGACCGTCGAGGACGTGGTGATGTTCCGGGTCTACCTGACCAAGCGCGCGGACTTCGCGGCGATGAACGAGGTGTACGGCGAGTTCATCGACAAGCACGTGGCGGGCGGGGTCAAGCCCTGCCGCACCACCGTCTTCGTCGAGCTGCCGCACGAGGCGATGCTGGTCGAGATCGACGCCCAGGCCGTGATCGGCTGA
- a CDS encoding MarC family protein, with protein sequence MSAFNLSSAFITFFAVVGPPKVLLAFAHTAKTREPAELRQLTAVSTLVAAVVGVAMAFAADPLTSFFHISDQSLQLAGGVIFFIYAVALVLGIHLGGGSDPDEEDESGPLAAGLRELLLPYVASPLAITAVLVESLEKDTFSWHLTIASAYLAVAAINCLCVLALSQILRRTHQTSLEVLSRLLGLLLAAVGAELFLTGLEGLGVHFAQAKY encoded by the coding sequence ATGTCCGCTTTCAACCTCAGTAGCGCGTTCATCACCTTCTTCGCGGTGGTGGGCCCGCCCAAGGTGCTGCTCGCCTTCGCGCACACCGCCAAGACCCGCGAACCGGCCGAGCTGCGCCAGCTGACCGCCGTCTCCACCCTGGTGGCGGCGGTGGTCGGCGTGGCGATGGCCTTCGCTGCGGACCCGCTGACCTCGTTCTTCCACATCAGCGACCAGTCGCTGCAGCTGGCGGGCGGGGTCATCTTCTTCATCTACGCCGTCGCCCTGGTGCTGGGCATCCACCTCGGCGGCGGCTCCGACCCGGACGAGGAGGACGAGTCCGGCCCGCTCGCCGCCGGGCTGCGCGAGCTGCTGCTGCCCTACGTGGCCAGCCCGCTGGCGATCACCGCCGTGCTGGTCGAGTCCCTGGAGAAGGACACCTTCTCCTGGCACCTGACCATCGCCAGCGCCTACCTGGCGGTGGCCGCCATCAACTGCCTCTGCGTGCTCGCCCTCTCCCAGATCCTGCGCCGCACCCACCAGACCTCGCTCGAGGTGCTCTCCCGCCTGCTCGGCCTGCTGCTCGCGGCCGTCGGCGCCGAACTCTTCCTCACCGGCCTGGAAGGGCTCGGCGTCCACTTCGCCCAGGCCAAGTACTGA